AAAAGTTACTTTAAAACAAGAAATCTTTCAACAGCATTCACCCAAGTTCCTCTCTAATGTATAATGTGTATGTCAAATAGGAGAACGCAGCTGTTGTTAGCCACATACATAGAAATGAATCATCCACGTTTAGCGATAGCGGGAAGCGAAGCATTGGCGTGTGTGTTTACGTCACTAATGTGGAATTCGGTTTATCATGTCCTAGGTTGCATCGGGTGAATGCAATGAAGACACTGAAGTTTACAACATCACCCTGTGTACTGGGGATGAACTCACCTTAATGGGACAGGCAGAGATCCTTTATGCAAAGACCTTCAAGGAGAAGTCACGTCTCAACACCATCTTCAAAAAGATTGGGAAGCTCAATTCCATCAGCAAGCTGGGGAAAGGCAAAATGCCGTGTCTCATTTGTATGAATCACCGGACCAATGAAAGCATCAGCCTTCCATTCCAGTGCAAGGGCAGATTCAGCACCCGAAGTCCCCTGGAGCTTCAGATGCAGGAAGGGGAACACACCATCCGAAATATCGTGGAGAAGACTCGGCTCCCCGTGAATGTGACAGTGCCCAGTCCCCCTCCCAGAAATCCCTATGACCTCCACTTCATTAGAGAGGGACACCGCTACAAGTTTGTGAACATCCAGACCAAGACAGTGGTGGTTTGTTGTGTGCTGCGTAACAACAAGGTCCTCCCCATGCACTTCCCTTTGCACTTGACCGTCCCCAAGTTCAGCCTCCCGGAACACCTGGTGAAGGGAGACATGTGGCCAGAAGCGCTAGTCCATCACTGGCTTGGTATCTGCCAAGAGCAGTTTGACATCGATGAGTATTCACGGGCTGTTCGCGATGTGAAAACGGACTGGAATGAAGACTGCAAGAGCCCCAAAAAGGGCCGTTGCTCTGGCCACAACCACTTACCCAATTCCCTCAGCTATGCCCGTGATGAGCTCACGCAGTCCTTCCACCGACTCTCAGTCTGTGTGTATGGCAACAATCTCCATGGCAATAGTGAGGTGAATCTCCATGGCTGCAGGGACCTCGGGGGAGAGTGGACCCCTTTTCCTCATGATATCCTTCCTTATCAAGATTCTGGTGATAGTGGGAGCGACTACCTTTTCCCAGAAGCTAATGAGGAGTCTGTGGGCATCCCGGGGAAGACAGAAATTCCCTATGAAGAGTTGTGGCTGGAGGAAGGCAAGCCCAGCCGCCAGCCGCTTGCTCGCTCGCTCAGTGAGAAGAGCAGGTGCGACACCTTGAGAGGTTCCATGCGGTCCACATGTGcaccctcttctcctcccacccctgTGACCCTGGGAGCCACAATGAAGTCGTCAGAAATCACCCTACCTCCACCTCCAGTGCCTCCCAAATCTGAAGCTGTAAGTCACTTCTGTGTGTGAATGGTGTgccagtctttctgtctctgcccagGCGTCGTCTcacttattttcttaaaaaacaaaaacactttccAGTTAAAGCCCATcagaatgaataaattatttaatttggaATGAAGTATGGGTGCTAACCCAGTTATTTCAGTTAAGTAAGTGAGAGCTGTACTACGCTGGGTGAAGAACTCTGAGAGTGTCTAACAGGGGATCTTTAAACTTGATTTGCTGTTGTCTAGAAAACAAGTTACAGGAAAGAGACAGCAGATGCTAGGTAGCCAGGAAAGGGGCAGTCATGACAGGGGTCTGAGTGACAGTGTCTAAACTGTAGCCCCTGTCAGTGATGAGTGGCCAGAAGCGATGAGCTTCAGAAGATGGCCTGTAGGTAGACCACCAGTATTCACTGGCAAAGTgggagtggagagaggaggaaagagagtaaGCAAGAGAAACTGGATGGTTCACTTGTAAAACAAGGTAGAGACTAGTGCAGACCTGAGGGAATTAATCCTCTGTGCTTAAGACAGGGAGCAAGATCAACAAGAGGCCTCAGTGCCTCCAGTAACTCTCCTATGTCCCTCAAGATATACTGAGACCAGA
This DNA window, taken from Arvicanthis niloticus isolate mArvNil1 chromosome 14, mArvNil1.pat.X, whole genome shotgun sequence, encodes the following:
- the Garem1 gene encoding GRB2-associated and regulator of MAPK protein 1 isoform X3 — protein: MQVASGECNEDTEVYNITLCTGDELTLMGQAEILYAKTFKEKSRLNTIFKKIGKLNSISKLGKGKMPCLICMNHRTNESISLPFQCKGRFSTRSPLELQMQEGEHTIRNIVEKTRLPVNVTVPSPPPRNPYDLHFIREGHRYKFVNIQTKTVVVCCVLRNNKVLPMHFPLHLTVPKFSLPEHLVKGDMWPEALVHHWLGICQEQFDIDEYSRAVRDVKTDWNEDCKSPKKGRCSGHNHLPNSLSYARDELTQSFHRLSVCVYGNNLHGNSEVNLHGCRDLGGEWTPFPHDILPYQDSGDSGSDYLFPEANEESVGIPGKTEIPYEELWLEEGKPSRQPLARSLSEKSRCDTLRGSMRSTCAPSSPPTPVTLGATMKSSEITLPPPPVPPKSEAVREECRLLNAPPVPPRSAKPLSTSPSIPPRTVKPVRPQTRSPSPTLSYYSSGLHNISITPSDTSPPNSAPVSCYPCTRGKSDSVDPKSPFGSPSAEALSSRLSWPNHYSGASENQTRSDFLLDPSRSYSYPRQKTPGTPKRTCPAPFDFDGCEPLGSQPSTASAEFSSSGVSSCPKSASYSLENSEDSSLAAGMTKQSVSCPALPPRAPKPVEQKATPETSPLPLKIDGAEEDPTAGSLDLSEDQYFVRKGMQDIFSVSYPFSSPLHLQLAPRSCGDGSPWQPPADLAGLSVEEVSKSLRFIGLSEDVIAFFVTEKIDGNLLVQLTEEILSEDFKLSKLQVKKILQFINGWRPKI